One part of the Flavobacterium johnsoniae UW101 genome encodes these proteins:
- a CDS encoding DUF5977 domain-containing protein: MEENTTYKPFAYLDQYTPIEGTEVYYNTEKTLTLRKNDCSKGTSGNPVTLIANPNKFVSTISIADANEQAQYWLNANTQAYANNIGTCSIRPTAWRGANPSCVIESPAALLPFDYMVIKYKWAPGAGVDLDTLTGLINTGINSLDNIWVGYGLVNEVPPNAIAQDSYIMWGGDITDLTGTETCLVNFKKLKQAYSQLNDIQVRMAGIWWKSKATGNIDVEITTFLGGTMTKIGKDIINNDGQQIQQLNFSKNISVVGHSKLINEVTNIGYINYSTNLSTAKVAITY; the protein is encoded by the coding sequence ATGGAAGAAAACACAACATATAAACCTTTTGCATATCTCGACCAATATACTCCAATTGAAGGAACAGAGGTTTATTATAACACAGAAAAAACTTTAACTCTTAGAAAAAATGATTGTTCTAAGGGAACATCAGGAAACCCAGTTACTTTAATCGCAAATCCCAATAAATTTGTGTCAACAATAAGCATAGCCGATGCCAATGAACAAGCTCAATATTGGTTAAATGCAAATACTCAGGCTTATGCCAATAACATTGGAACTTGCAGTATTAGACCAACTGCATGGCGTGGAGCAAATCCTTCATGCGTAATAGAGTCGCCGGCGGCATTACTCCCTTTTGATTATATGGTCATTAAATACAAATGGGCTCCGGGCGCTGGTGTTGATTTAGACACTTTGACTGGTTTAATAAATACAGGTATTAACAGTTTAGACAATATATGGGTAGGATATGGACTTGTAAACGAAGTTCCTCCTAACGCAATCGCACAGGATTCTTACATTATGTGGGGTGGTGATATAACAGATTTAACTGGAACCGAAACGTGTCTGGTAAATTTCAAAAAATTAAAACAAGCTTATTCTCAGTTAAACGATATCCAAGTAAGAATGGCTGGGATTTGGTGGAAATCCAAGGCCACAGGAAATATTGATGTAGAAATTACCACCTTTCTGGGAGGTACAATGACAAAAATAGGCAAAGATATTATCAATAATGACGGTCAGCAGATCCAACAATTAAATTTCTCAAAAAACATTTCTGTTGTTGGACATAGTAAACTAATTAATGAAGTTACTAACATTGGCTATATTAACTATTCTACAAATCTCTCAACTGCAAAAGTTGCAATAACTTATTAA
- a CDS encoding tail fiber assembly protein encodes MYKGSYSEDGTYTGFYVEGIHENIPQPNIELTEDEWHQALSKNYKVVNGKHTYSSFIQNQEEILSNLRITRNLLLAESDWTQLEDSPLSEDKKDEWKNYREELRDLTNLDNLTNIIWPLKPL; translated from the coding sequence ATGTATAAAGGATCGTATAGCGAAGACGGAACATACACAGGCTTTTATGTTGAAGGAATTCATGAAAATATTCCACAGCCAAATATTGAATTAACCGAAGATGAATGGCACCAGGCCTTATCAAAAAACTACAAAGTAGTTAATGGTAAACATACTTATTCTTCTTTTATCCAAAATCAGGAAGAAATTCTTAGCAATTTAAGAATTACACGAAACTTATTATTAGCTGAAAGTGACTGGACTCAATTAGAAGACTCTCCTCTTTCTGAAGATAAAAAAGACGAATGGAAAAATTACAGGGAGGAACTTAGAGATTTAACTAATCTCGATAATCTAACAAATATAATTTGGCCTTTAAAACCATTATAA
- a CDS encoding gp53-like domain-containing protein, whose amino-acid sequence MAITRNDFHNKFNNGDIPSHADFVEIFDNFVNKEDDKADFQMVETGTDNEHYITPALLKAIFQNSGILSGNCYSPFKEYKDSFTGSSIELEYPPIENSVKVFKNGQLLEEDEDYELNYNTGVIIFSEGITSRNIEANYWFKNINPTSGGSDSMFGKASIPYKENFSADIFNSDTITLKKTPLKYSSRIYKNGQLLRENKDYSIVDGSKIITFSAPISNRNIEVDYWYEGPISLTDPELNTKYVDLTSNQSIKGNKTFTEMTESKGFIKTGGTSNQYLMADGSVSTSTASDYDAGHSPFNTSQTSGFQKFSNGLILQWAYLSSGSTTYSFPIAWPAKACSVVLSTYRIDSGNKGFNHVYDLTNTTYKAIIDGPNGYMFAIGY is encoded by the coding sequence ATGGCAATAACAAGAAATGATTTTCACAACAAATTCAATAATGGTGATATTCCATCACATGCAGATTTTGTTGAAATTTTTGACAATTTCGTTAACAAAGAAGATGACAAGGCCGATTTTCAAATGGTCGAAACCGGTACTGATAATGAACATTACATTACTCCGGCACTTTTAAAAGCTATTTTTCAGAATTCTGGAATTCTTTCCGGAAACTGCTATTCTCCTTTCAAAGAATATAAAGACAGTTTTACAGGATCATCAATAGAATTAGAATATCCTCCAATTGAAAACAGCGTTAAAGTATTCAAAAATGGACAATTATTAGAGGAAGATGAAGACTATGAATTAAATTATAATACTGGAGTTATCATCTTTTCTGAAGGAATTACAAGCCGAAATATTGAAGCAAATTATTGGTTTAAGAACATTAATCCAACATCTGGAGGTTCTGACTCAATGTTCGGAAAAGCCTCTATACCATATAAAGAAAATTTTAGTGCTGATATTTTTAATAGTGACACAATTACATTAAAAAAAACACCCCTAAAATACAGTTCAAGAATATACAAGAACGGACAATTACTTAGAGAAAATAAAGACTATTCAATTGTTGATGGCAGTAAAATCATTACTTTTTCTGCACCAATAAGTAATCGCAATATTGAGGTAGATTATTGGTATGAAGGTCCTATTTCGTTAACTGATCCTGAATTAAATACAAAATATGTTGATTTAACCTCAAATCAATCTATTAAAGGAAATAAAACTTTCACAGAAATGACTGAAAGTAAAGGTTTCATTAAAACTGGCGGTACTTCTAACCAGTACTTAATGGCAGATGGTTCAGTTTCAACCTCTACTGCTTCTGATTATGATGCTGGTCATTCTCCATTTAACACTTCTCAAACCAGCGGATTTCAAAAATTCAGTAATGGTTTAATATTACAGTGGGCCTATCTTTCATCTGGATCTACTACCTACAGTTTCCCTATTGCCTGGCCGGCAAAAGCATGCAGTGTTGTACTTTCTACTTACAGGATTGACTCTGGCAACAAAGGATTTAATCATGTTTATGATCTTACTAACACAACATACAAAGCGATTATCGATGGTCCTAATGGCTACATGTTTGCAATTGGTTATTAA
- a CDS encoding NHL repeat-containing protein, with protein MSTNYNRIKVADLEVNQPDKILTTNSKGELDFTDINNIKAESYNGLDYNQEGKALDARQGKVLKDLIDNIKTFFETFFLGISNDQNVSGTKTFLSGKIGLRNVANTFTSFFTNSNTSSRTYTLPNKDGVVALVSDITNIVNYGNQNTIPKYGLYGTSLGNSRISDTGSNILIDNYNTAEFDLQFNSIKNLNSIGSERSSSGFNGTDFSIQAGNTSNSQSQLLIKRIYSNYASSTRPSCVFSSNYSDNVYACAGTIMYKFNKISGAFSEYASGLSPTVWGGCESPNGDVYYINQQKNIYKQTNGIGSFVLYATLPEGYYGTGITITPNNDIYACTFNGKIYKQTNSTGPFTNIGESGKNYISLTCDLNNNIYVAEGGNNSLGGGNGYIYKQNNSTGSFNKMDSSFSFWGGIVWDRITGDLYCSSLTAIYKFMNGEGTPINLGVSFAGCATLAICKTILFSAWINTSQGLQDVYGMYLNSSGIPDLNGGTLKQKAGVGKGTGQSRIQFITGQKTTSGTDLQIEALRGYIDENGYVVWLNMPTYADNIAAIAAGLPIGCEYKTASGDRKIVY; from the coding sequence ATGAGCACAAACTATAACAGAATAAAAGTGGCTGATTTAGAAGTAAATCAGCCAGATAAAATCTTAACTACAAATTCTAAAGGTGAGTTAGATTTTACGGATATTAACAACATAAAAGCAGAAAGTTATAATGGATTAGATTATAATCAAGAAGGAAAAGCTTTAGATGCCAGACAAGGTAAAGTTTTAAAAGATTTGATAGATAACATTAAAACTTTTTTTGAAACATTCTTTTTAGGAATTTCAAACGACCAAAATGTATCTGGTACCAAAACATTTTTGTCTGGTAAAATAGGGTTAAGAAATGTGGCTAATACTTTCACTTCTTTTTTTACCAATTCCAATACTTCATCTAGAACTTACACGTTACCCAATAAAGATGGAGTTGTAGCATTGGTATCAGACATTACCAACATTGTAAATTATGGTAATCAAAATACTATTCCTAAATATGGATTATATGGCACCTCATTAGGTAACAGCAGAATATCTGACACAGGTTCTAATATTTTAATAGACAATTACAATACTGCTGAATTTGATTTGCAATTCAATTCAATTAAAAACTTAAATTCAATAGGCTCAGAAAGATCAAGTTCAGGTTTTAACGGAACTGATTTTTCTATACAAGCTGGTAATACAAGTAATTCTCAATCTCAACTGCTCATTAAAAGAATATATTCTAATTACGCCTCCTCTACTCGCCCATCCTGTGTATTTTCCTCTAATTATTCTGACAATGTTTATGCATGTGCAGGAACTATTATGTATAAATTTAATAAAATATCAGGTGCTTTTTCGGAGTATGCCAGTGGTCTAAGTCCTACTGTCTGGGGAGGTTGTGAATCACCTAATGGTGATGTGTACTATATTAATCAGCAAAAAAACATATATAAACAAACAAATGGAATAGGCTCTTTTGTTTTATATGCCACTTTACCAGAAGGATATTATGGTACAGGAATTACTATTACTCCTAATAATGACATTTATGCCTGTACGTTTAACGGTAAAATTTATAAACAGACAAACAGTACTGGTCCTTTTACTAATATTGGAGAGTCTGGTAAAAACTACATATCATTAACTTGTGATTTAAACAACAATATTTATGTTGCAGAAGGAGGCAATAATAGTTTGGGGGGAGGTAATGGCTATATATATAAACAGAACAATTCAACTGGGTCTTTTAATAAAATGGACTCCTCATTTTCATTTTGGGGTGGAATAGTTTGGGATCGAATAACTGGAGATTTATATTGCTCTTCACTAACTGCAATTTATAAATTTATGAATGGAGAAGGAACTCCAATAAATCTTGGAGTTTCTTTTGCAGGTTGTGCAACATTAGCAATTTGCAAAACGATTTTATTTAGTGCTTGGATAAATACCTCTCAAGGTTTACAAGATGTCTATGGAATGTATCTAAATTCTTCTGGCATACCTGATTTGAATGGCGGAACCTTAAAGCAAAAAGCTGGAGTCGGAAAAGGTACAGGACAATCTAGAATTCAATTTATAACTGGGCAAAAAACTACTTCCGGGACCGACTTACAAATTGAAGCATTACGAGGTTACATTGATGAAAATGGATATGTTGTATGGCTGAACATGCCTACTTATGCAGATAATATAGCAGCTATTGCAGCAGGACTTCCAATTGGCTGTGAATATAAAACAGCAAGTGGAGATCGTAAAATTGTTTATTAA
- a CDS encoding SET domain-containing protein, producing the protein MITNYSDKSFIINKNDPYNNKICSIRNIDKNEIIGLWIADKPTSKKSRCLFQPHMLKKWWETDDLGRFCNHSIKPNTSVIYYPDKLELKAIRLIEKGEEILVNYMETIKYIKYIPTVNF; encoded by the coding sequence TTGATAACTAACTATTCTGACAAATCTTTTATTATCAATAAAAATGATCCATACAATAACAAAATATGTTCTATCAGAAATATTGATAAAAATGAAATTATCGGACTTTGGATTGCAGATAAACCAACAAGTAAAAAATCGAGATGTCTCTTTCAACCGCATATGCTAAAAAAATGGTGGGAAACAGATGATTTGGGAAGATTTTGCAATCACTCAATAAAGCCGAATACTTCTGTTATTTATTATCCTGACAAATTAGAATTAAAAGCTATCAGGCTGATTGAAAAAGGAGAAGAAATTCTTGTAAACTACATGGAAACAATTAAATATATCAAATACATTCCAACAGTAAATTTTTAA
- a CDS encoding DUF5977 domain-containing protein, with translation MENTGYKSFALLEKYYTDDGTSTGETKPNAISDPDYIAPFLDTISCPPVTRYYNTQQSKSVIKNDCAAGYLGSSVTLIADANQFVSYESLIDANNQAAAWLDNNAQIYANSKGTCEINSNPQNTPIIYSSLSSDGKSINVSWTASYDNPGIIGYQLYRKKSSTGEWQFHRSINDGNLTSFYDNLLDSETTYFYRIKAQYTATSWSPFSNETSQTTAENIPVCFVEGTLITIPDGTQTPIESLKLNQLLLSTEIETLNDTNDVEKLYNWSCSYLLEKRITSPIIKIRSLTADKTIVINNGLLEATPSHSQLIQRDGIWKFIPLGDVIVGDNLYSIDKEIIPITSVFINSEKRKIYPLTLSPSHTYFANGILTHNIKPIDN, from the coding sequence ATGGAAAATACAGGATATAAATCTTTTGCTCTCTTAGAAAAATACTATACAGACGATGGTACTTCAACTGGTGAAACAAAACCAAATGCAATATCTGATCCAGATTACATAGCTCCTTTTTTAGATACTATAAGCTGTCCTCCTGTCACAAGATATTATAATACTCAACAATCCAAAAGTGTTATAAAAAATGATTGTGCCGCTGGATATTTGGGCAGCAGTGTTACACTCATTGCTGATGCAAATCAATTTGTTTCGTACGAAAGCTTAATTGATGCCAATAATCAGGCTGCAGCCTGGCTGGATAACAATGCTCAGATTTATGCTAATAGTAAAGGAACATGTGAAATAAATTCAAATCCTCAGAATACTCCAATTATATACAGCAGTCTTTCATCTGATGGAAAATCTATAAACGTATCATGGACAGCATCGTACGATAATCCTGGAATTATTGGATACCAATTATATAGAAAAAAAAGCTCGACCGGGGAATGGCAGTTCCACAGATCTATAAACGATGGAAATTTAACCTCTTTTTATGATAATTTATTAGATTCAGAAACTACTTACTTTTACAGGATAAAAGCTCAATACACTGCAACAAGCTGGTCACCATTCAGTAACGAAACATCTCAAACTACTGCAGAAAATATACCAGTCTGTTTTGTCGAAGGAACATTAATCACAATACCAGACGGAACTCAGACACCAATTGAATCCTTAAAATTAAACCAATTATTGCTTTCTACAGAAATTGAAACTCTAAATGATACTAATGATGTTGAAAAGCTTTACAATTGGTCATGCAGCTATTTATTAGAAAAACGAATTACATCTCCAATTATCAAAATCAGATCTTTAACTGCTGATAAAACTATCGTTATTAACAATGGATTATTAGAAGCAACTCCAAGCCATTCGCAATTAATTCAAAGAGATGGAATCTGGAAATTTATTCCACTTGGTGACGTAATCGTTGGAGATAATTTATACAGCATCGATAAGGAAATTATTCCAATTACCTCTGTTTTTATAAACTCAGAGAAAAGAAAAATTTATCCTCTTACTTTGAGTCCATCTCACACTTATTTTGCTAATGGAATTTTAACCCACAATATCAAACCTATTGATAACTAA